In Rhodobacter xanthinilyticus, a single window of DNA contains:
- the recF gene encoding DNA replication/repair protein RecF (All proteins in this family for which functions are known are DNA-binding proteins that assist the filamentation of RecA onto DNA for the initiation of recombination or recombinational repair.), with amino-acid sequence MLRELNLLQFRSHRRSALAFDGRPAAIYGANGAGKTNILEALSLLSPGRGLRRAGSEELMRRAEAVGWKIRAETEPHEIETSALPGAAREVRIDGKLAPQVALARILRVLWLVPAMDRLWIEGAEGRRRFLDRVTLSFFPAHAEATLAYEKAMRERNRLLKEEARDARWYQALEGQMAEAGAQIAAHRAEALARIGAAQAGAATAFPAARLAITQGGAEDLATALAEGRRRDMAAGRTLEGPHRADLEAVYAEKEIPAALCSTGEQKALLISLVLANARALSGEAVVVLLDEVAAHLDAARRAALYDEICALPAQAAMTGTGAELFDSLGARGRFWEVSETAGLSTVAERAPA; translated from the coding sequence ATGCTGCGGGAGCTGAACCTGTTGCAGTTCCGTTCGCATCGGCGCTCCGCGCTGGCCTTTGATGGCCGGCCAGCCGCGATATATGGGGCGAATGGCGCGGGCAAAACCAATATCTTGGAGGCGCTCTCGCTGTTGAGCCCGGGCCGCGGGTTGCGGCGCGCGGGCAGTGAGGAGCTGATGCGGCGCGCCGAGGCTGTCGGCTGGAAGATCCGCGCCGAGACTGAGCCCCATGAGATCGAGACCTCGGCGCTCCCCGGCGCGGCGCGTGAGGTGCGCATCGATGGCAAGCTCGCGCCGCAGGTGGCGCTGGCGCGGATCTTGCGGGTTCTCTGGCTCGTGCCGGCGATGGATCGGCTCTGGATCGAGGGCGCCGAGGGGCGGCGGCGGTTTCTCGACCGGGTGACGCTCTCGTTCTTTCCGGCCCATGCCGAGGCCACGCTCGCCTATGAAAAGGCGATGCGTGAACGCAACCGGCTGTTGAAGGAAGAGGCCCGCGACGCGCGCTGGTATCAGGCGCTCGAGGGGCAGATGGCCGAGGCGGGCGCGCAGATCGCGGCGCATCGGGCCGAGGCGCTGGCGCGGATCGGCGCGGCGCAGGCGGGGGCGGCCACCGCCTTCCCCGCCGCGCGGCTTGCGATCACCCAGGGCGGCGCCGAGGATCTGGCCACCGCTCTGGCCGAGGGGCGCCGGCGCGACATGGCCGCCGGGCGCACCCTCGAGGGCCCGCACCGCGCCGATCTCGAGGCGGTTTACGCCGAGAAGGAGATCCCCGCGGCGCTGTGCTCGACCGGCGAGCAAAAGGCGCTCCTGATCTCGCTCGTCCTCGCCAATGCACGCGCGCTCTCGGGCGAGGCGGTGGTGGTTTTGCTCGACGAGGTCGCCGCCCATCTCGACGCCGCCCGCCGCGCGGCGCTCTACGACGAGATCTGCGCGCTGCCCGCCCAGGCCGCGATGACCGGCACCGGCGCCGAGCTTTTCGACAGCTTGGGCGCGCGCGGCCGCTTCTGGGAGGTCAGCGAGACCGCCGGCCTCTCAACCGTTGCGGAACGCGCCCCCGCCTGA